The Pan paniscus chromosome 15, NHGRI_mPanPan1-v2.0_pri, whole genome shotgun sequence genome includes a window with the following:
- the FKBP3 gene encoding peptidyl-prolyl cis-trans isomerase FKBP3 codes for MAAAVPQRAWTVEQLRSEQLPKKDIIKFLQEHGSDSFLAEHKLLGNIKNVAKTANKDHLVTAYNHLFETKRFKGTESISKVSEQVKNVKLNEDKPKETKSEETLDEGPPKYTKSVLKKGDKTNFPKKGDVVHCWYTGTLQDGTVFDTNIQTSAKKKKNAKPLSFKVGVGKVIRGWDEALLTMSKGEKARLEIEPEWAYGKKGQPDAKIPPNAKLTFEVELVDID; via the exons ATGGCGGCGGCCGTTCCACAGCGGGCGTGGACCGTGGAGCAGCTGCGCAGTGAGCAGCTGCCCAAGAAGGACATTATCAAGTTTCTGCAGGAACACGGTTCAGATTCG TTTCTTGCAGAACATAAATTATtaggaaacattaaaaatgtgGCCAAGACAGCTAACAAGGACCACTTGGTTACAGCCTATAACCATCTTTTTGAAACTAAG CGTTTTAAGGGTACTGAAAGTATAAGTAAAGTGTCTGAGCAAGTAAAAAATGTGAAGCTTAATGAAGATAAACCCAAAGAAACCAAGTCTGAAGAGACCCTGGATGAG ggtCCACCAAAATATACTAAATCTGTTCTGAAAAAGGGAGATAAAACCAACTTTCCCAAAAAGGGAGATGTTGTTCACTGCTGGTATACAGGAACACTACAAGATGGGACTGTTTTTGATACTAATATTCAAACAA gtgcaaagaagaagaaaaatgccaAGCCTTTAAGTTTTAAGGTCGGAGTAGGCAAAGTTATCAGAGGA TGGGATGAAGCTCTCTTGACTATGAGTAAAGGAGAAAAGGCTCGACTGGAGATTGAACCAGAATGGGCTTATGGAAAGAAAGGACAGCCTGATGCCAA AATTCCACCAAATGCAAAACTCACTTTTGAAGTGGAATTAGTGGATATTGATTGA